The region GATTGCATTGTTGAGGTTGCCGATGTCTTCAGGATTGTTCTGAAGCTGTCCATCTTCCATATCATATTTTGCGTTTGTCCACCATATCCTGTCTGAAGCTTTGCCTACCTGCCACTGGCTGAAGCGGGGAACAGATGTAAGTCCCAGGTGACAGGAATGACGGTACTGTACCAGCAGATCGGCATCTTCGTCACAGAATGCCGAATTTTTCTCATGGGTATCTCCCACTCGCAGGTCTGAGTAATAGAATAACTTGCCATGAAACTCCTGTCGGGAACATATCTCATACTTTCGAATAAGAACAGGCAGATCAGGATGCACAAAATCCCTGATTTTTAATTTTATGCCAGATGGATGGGTAAGCTCGGTATTCACAATATTTGTTTCATCCATATAATCCTGTTTTACAGTCCACTCATGATTATTGGACCAGATCAGTTTTCCATCTGCATATATGCAGGCCTGGGAATCAACTACATGCTGTGCCCAATCCCTGCCGGGATAGAAGAAAGTTACAAGTTCTCCCTTCTTACCCATTGTTACCAGCAATTTATTATTACCGACTATGACGTTGGGCTGTTTTATCAATCTGGTTCCTCCAGGACCTTAATATACACATTAGCGGTAGATATTTTTATCTTTGCCGGTAAGTTTTTTGAAGACTTGTGACTTGAAATCATTAATTATTGCCATAAAATTTATGGCTGCGTCATAAGGGGATGTATGAATGCTGAAATAGGAATGAACATCCCCATCTCCAAGCCATTTAGTGCACATATAGTAATAATGGTCTGATGTGAGAAAATGTTTCCAGATGTTTATGAGGTTCCTGTCACCTGTTTTTTTTACATAGGGTTCCAGTAGTCTCACCTCCTCGAAACACCTCCTTTGCATATCATTACCCAGCCATGCACTGGTGTCCCTTTCAATGTCGGCCCAGGAAATCGTATTAAAATCACCCACGTCAACTTCCCCTATTGTCTCATAATTTCTTATTATTTCTGAGGGAGTGCTGAATACCAGATCCCTTTTGAGAACTTCCTGTGGAAGTGCACGAAGAAAATCAAATATCCCGGTGTCTGACCATTGGTGTTCCCCGAAGGTCTCGTAATCCATGAATATATTCAGGATGTCGCCTTTTTCATGTGATGCCCAATCTGCCCATTTTTCGGCCGTCAGTGGATACCCACTCCACCAGCGTGCAGAAAATCGGTATCCTATATCGTCGGTCAGCTTGTAGTTACGCAGCAGGACTTTCAGGTCACAATCTTTCGCTTTATACACATGGTTGGGAGAAGCCACAAGTCCGTCAACACCCTCGGCAAGTATACCTCTGTATCCCATTTCCATGACATTTCTTGCGATACTGTTGTTGTAAAGCAACTCTGTATTCCTGAAGAAATGTGGTTTCACACCCACCAGTTCTGAAATGAGTTTATGATGCTCACGTACCTGTTCAGCAAATTCTGTCCTGTCATCAAAAAGGCCTGCTAGGGAATGGTAATTCGTCTCATCCAAAAACTCTACACAGCCGGTGTCGGCAAGTGCGCGGAACAAGTCGATGATCTCGGGATTCCACTGTTTGCACTGGCTCAAAAGTGTGCCGGTGATCGAGACACTGAAACGGAAATCACCTTCGTATTGTTCAGCCAGCTGAAGCAGGGTCTTTGTTGCCGGCAGGTAGCACTTATCAGCCACTTTCTCAAATATTTCCCGGTTTATAGCGCTATCGAAATACCTCTCAAACCCTTCCGAAAGGTCCGGCCAGAACCATTTCATGCGGTAGGGTTGGTGGAGCTGGAAGTACATGCAAATTGATTTCATTTGCCCGCCTCCAGTATTGCACGTTTGAGGTCAGAAATAATGGAGAAAATATTTACCGCCCGCTCGGCACCAAGATTTGTATTTTCGTTTCCCATCTCAAGTAGGATTTCACTTTGCTGAAGACAGCGGTATATGTAGTTTAGGTTGCTATAATCAGGGCTATCCCTGATATCCTTCAACATTTTGCTGATAATAGTAAGTTCATGAATATAGAGGTGCTGTATATGATTGCCTACCAGATTATGTAATCCGTAGCGTGCTGTGGAATTGGTTTTCAGGGTTTCCAGATGTTCGTGTTCGAAAACGTTGACTGCTGTCTGTGGTGATATTATGTCAATACCGTGTTTACCCAGACTCTCCGGTAGCTCGGCCAAAAACTGGCTTATATTACTTTGCTTCTTATGGTGTCTAATCAGAGAGTCGAAACTGAAATACAGGGTTACAACATCACCTTCCATATTTGCTATCCAGGATGCAAATTTATCAGCAATAAGTGGGTAGCACACCCAGCCTCTGTCCGAAAATCGTGTATCTATATCCTCACTTAGATTTATGTGGCGCATTAATGTTGGCATATCACCCCTGTACACGTGTAGGGGACCTCCCTCATGTATCATGTTGTCCGATCCTTCACAAATATAACAACTAAATCCCATATCTCTGATGGCTGGAACAATATTTTTGGCGATTAGCAATTCCGAATTAATGAAGGTTTTAGGTTCATACTTGAAAAGTTCCTCTATTTTAGTCCTATGCATTTTGACCTGTTCCCTGAATTCTGTGCTGTCAGGGAACAGGGCTGCAACTGAGTGGAAATAGGGGGAACATGCAAAGCCTGCTCCCCTGTTTTTGAGCTCTCGGAAGGAATCAATTACAGCAGGATGCCAACGACATTGATCCAGAAATATCCCGGAGACATTAAAAGTGTAGGAGGCTCCCCTGTCGATGGATTCCAGCAGTGCCTCATTCATGGAAAGAATATCAGGTACAACTTTTTCAAATCTGGAATATATTCGGTGCTGGTCAAAAAATCTTTCGAATTCTACTGTAGAATAACTTTCGTCCGGCCAGTACCATTTTACATCATAGGGTATATGGACCTCGCAACAGATGCATACAGCTTTCATCTCGTTCACCACTTATCAGTATAATTATGCAAAAATGCTACAATTTTCTTTATTTTTCCCGGTCACATCTTTATAGACTTCTGTTGTCTGTTTTGCGATATTTTTCCAATTATACTTGCTCCGGATTAACTGGTGACCGTTAATGCCCATTTCATTGTTGTGCACATTATCAAGCACATAATTTATTCCCCAGGCAATTGATTCCGGATTCTGGTACACAAGCACACCATTTTCGAAATTATCTATGATATTCACAGCATTTGTGGCCACTATATTCTTACAGGCATCCCAGCCTTCCAGCACCACAATGCCGAAGGGTTCGTTGCGGCTGGGTACACAAAGGATATCACAGGCATTGATCCAGTTTTGGCGAACCTCATCGGTTGCATAACCTGAAAAGAAGCAGTATTCAGAAACCCCATGCTCTTTTACCAGAGCCTCACAATCAGGTCGCATATCTCCTTCTCCAATGAACATAAATCTCGCGTTCCAGTGTTTATCAAGTATATACGGGATTGCTCTGGCCAGCATATCCGGCCCCTTCTGGTAACTCATACGGCCTACAAACAAAACTACGGGTGCAAAAGGGTGGAAACCGAAATCGTGTTTTACCTTGCCCTGGTTTACCTCCTTTTTAATCCTGCCCGGTAAAATTCCATTGGGAATTATAGATATCTTATAATCGGGTATTTGGTAGAGATGCTGGACCTCTTTTTTGAGTTGCAGGGATGTAACGATAACATGTGTGGATTCATAGCCACCCAGCCATTCCCTGTGAGAGATTTCCTCAAACTGGTAGCCTCCCCTGTATATGCTGCCGTTGCGTCCCCATTCGGTGCTGTGATAGGTGATTACAAAAGGGGTTCCGTCTTCATTTTTTAGCCGGGTAAGAACATTGATAGGATGCCAATCGTGCATGTGAACCACATCAAATTTTCCATACTGTTCTGAAACGTCCTTAAAAATGGAATACATGGAATCACACATGCTATCCATCTGGTGCAGAATATCCTCTGAGAGATCATGGTCAACACGATGATAATGAACCCCGTTTATTGTTTCATGAGTACCAAGGCCACAGTTACGAGTGAATATATGGACCTCATGTCCAAGTTCTACAAGATTTTCAGATAGTTCAGAAACATGTGGTGCCAATCCTCCAACTTTTACAGAATGCAGACTCTCCCAGGAAAACATTCCGATTCTTAAATATGTCATAAATGCACAACCCACCTTTGTTAAAGTAAATTTGTCTTCAATTGCTCTACTGCTTTTTCCGGGGCCATTGTATTGATGTAAATCCCTGTATTCTTTTCAAAGCCTGCTGCTATGGATGTAACCGGTTGTATCTTTACATTGAAATGATATTCCGGGTCATCATTAAGCTGGTAAAACATGTAATTATAAGGCAAATCACCGATTGAGTTGCTTAATACCGAAAGAGAGACTTGAATCGCATCACCCAGAAATCTCAACAGGTCGTCCGTGAAATCAGATATATGATGAATGTGTCGCTGTGGCAGAATCCATAATTCATAGGGGACCTTAGAACAATAAGGAGCAATGACTATGAATTCCTCATTGCGGTACAAAAGCCGATTACTTCCGTATTCTTTTACCAGGATATTGCAGTAAGGACAGGTTTCAGAAGATTTTATTGTCTGGATTTCTCTTTTCAGTGTTGGAGGCATAACCGGAAGTGCAAGTAACTGGGAATGGGTATGTGCAATAGATGCACCTGCCCTTTCGCCTTTGTTTTTGAATAGTGAAACGTATTTGATCTTTTCCAGTGATTGATAATAATTCACTTGTTCTTTGTAGGCTTTCATTAGAAGCAGGATTTCATTATCCGAAAAATCAGGGATTTGCCTCGAATGTTTTGGAGTTTCTACAATAACTTCATGGAAACCATAGCCTTCCATTGCCTGGAATTCGGTATTGGATACTTTTGCGGGATTCTGTATTAATGCCGGATAAAGGTTGGGAAAACACCTTATATCCCAATCTTTGATCCTGAATTTTTCCGAATCCTGAAGAATTTGCCCCTCCTTATAAACAGCTGTAGCAGGAGGCGTTTTTTCTTCATGACCTTTGCAGAAGACACAATCAGATGTCTCCTTTTCCAATACATCTCCCAGGTAATCAGACGGACGCTTGCCTCTGCCTGGTGCTATTATGCAATACTCATCCAAAAAATAGTGTTTGCGTATTTGTGACATGTACCCACTACCCATATTCCAATTAACGTTTTCTCCTATATATTTTTATATGAATGCCTGATCAGTGTGGTGAGCTTATTCCATTCTTTTTCCTGTCAGCATTTCATAATATTTCTTAACCGGATCCCGCCAGTTCATATCATATGCAAGAAGATTTGCTTCCCGGCACAGGAGGTTGTACTTAATCCGGTCATCAGTATAGGTCTCAATAAAATAATCCATTGTCAATGCGTAATCTGCTATAGTCTCAATGTAGGGCAAAGTGATATTATCGACGACTATGACTCCGCCCATACCCATAACCAGACGCTTGAGGGTTTTCAGAGCGTCACTAAAGCCACAAACCTTACTGACAATACTCGGAGTTGCCTCCTTACCTGCTTCCAGTCCGGTTAGCAGGAAAGGCTCATACTTGGAGGGAAAGATTCCCGCAATGCAACCTGACATTACTTCATCTACTTCCATATTCAGGCCACCATCATTGCCTGACAGCCACTGAGGATAAAATACTGCGCCTACGTGCCGATTCCCGCTGACCAGCCTAGCTGCATCAAGGCCACGTTCAAGGATCATATTTTGAAGCCTGAGCTCAGACCCTATCAAAATCTCTTCAGGCAATTCTATAGGGAAATTTTCGGGTGGATTGGTTTTTGGTCCATGAGCTGTAATTATAAAACATACTACCCTGTAACCTTCATCCAGGCGGGAAGATTCGATTTCTATTCGTATCATCCTGTCAAGAAGCACAAGCGAATCAAGGAGATCCGGATAACCCTTGTTATCAATTTCTATACGCGATAAACTAAAAATCGGGATTATTTTCTCAGGATCGATGGGAACCCCATCATACACCTTGTGCAGCTTTTCAGACAGGAATTTCTGAATTTGCTTCCTGCACTGATTTTTCTTGTCCCATGAGATCTCTTCACTTTCAGTATCGAGCTCAATACCATTGCGCACCACAATTGAATCGATGCCATAGAAAAGCGATATCTCTTTTTTGGTTGAATCTCCTACAGCTGTGACAACATCGGCATAGGAGGCGAGAGATTCCAGCTTTGCCATATTTATGGGTACACCTGCATCCCAGGTGCTGTCATTGTCCCGAATCTTTTGGATTGAACGATGCCCTGCTGCCCTGCCCGGAATAGTGGCATGGCAGGTGGCAACTGAATTCACCCTTACTCCCAATTTTTCGAGCCGGGCTATTGCGTAAAAGAGGCCGAATTCGTGGCAATGCAGCGATACGTAGAGTGTGGGCATAAGGGATGTCACGAATTCCGAGATTGCCCTGTCTGAATACTTTTCGCTTTCTTCCTTTTTTATTGAGACCAAAGCACGGACAAATTCAGAAACTGCATACGATATATTGAGGTAGTGGGTATACTCATTACCATTACCCATACTTTCATAGGTCCTGGAATCCAACCCTATCAAGTCATAAGCTTCTGCTTTGATCTTATTCTCGAGGCAGACGTGCTTTCCTTTGTACTCAATTGTTTTCCGGCAGTAATCATTTGTCTTGAACATAAGGTATATGATTTCTATGCCTCTTATATTGCGTGACCTGGCAACCAGGTCAACTCCTTCTTCACTTAGCTTTGTAAAGACACTTTTGAGTTCTTCGTCAGGTTCAAACTCATCCAATTCGCTCAGGTCAGTTATCCTGTTAAGACTCTTGTTCCAGTCAACTCCGCTGTGATCAAAATAAGGACTTGCGACAAATATCCTGGTTTTTGGTTCCTCATCAATTGTACCGTCCTCAAACAGTGCTGCAAGCGTCTTAACTTCAGCATCGATAACATTCCATATGCCCCCCATCTTATTGGATTTAGGCCCGGCTTCTTCGCCGGCTATTATTATGCATTTGCGTTCAAGCATGAATCCACCCCATTTATAGTAGTTATCTGTTTTTTTGGGATAAATGTTTGCTGAAAAGGTTTGGCTATACTATAATGTACTCGAACACATTATTAATAAAGGAATTTAATATATTCTGTACATAATTTTTGAAATATTCAATCTCAATAATGTTGCATTATTTATTGGTGATCTGAATGGCAATTAAAGGAAACTGAAAAATGAAGTCTGAAATAACAGGAGGGATAATATGGCTGACAGCATGATTTTAAGAGTAGGTGAAACTGCGCAGGGGGTTGTTTGCAATGAATTATTGCAGGCAGAATTCAATATGGCTCACTTAAAAAACACCATCTTTCAAGCGGCTATGATAACAACACCTATATGGTGGCATTGGATGGTTGCAAAGGAGAATAAAATAAACATTCATAAAGATATAAAGTGGTAAAAAGGTCTCTGATAAAGCAACTTTTGTTTTGAATCATATATTTTGTGGATTGTATATGTTTTTAGTTTAACATTATTTATTCCTCTCAATTGAACGTAGACAACCTTCGGCTTCTCTCAGGAGATATTTTCTGTGTCCTTCGTTTTTTTCTCCTCTTGCAATCCTCAATAAACCGTAACTCATATAGAATGGTAAAATACGTGTAATCCTATGGAATTCTTCCAAATTTTTACTGTATTCCCAGAGAAAATGACCTATGTAAGGTTCACCCCTACGGTCTTCTCCCTTTAGTGCAAAAAAATTCTTAATCTCGGCAGAAAGTATTCCAGGATCATGTATCGGGTTTGCGTGGTCTACTGACAGTTCAAAGTCAATAGCATAAGCCCAGCCTCTGTGCAGGAGATAATTTGCAGGGGTAGCGTCATGATGGATCTGACAACCATAACCCAAATCAAGAAAAGAGCAGTACCACCATTTTCCCATTAATTCCTCGTATATTTTTCTTGTATGGTGGTCAGGATTGAGGTAGTTTAGATTTTTGCTGTACATAACGAATTCTTTTTCCTTATCATAATGCATTCTTGTCTTATCATGTAGTGTCCTTAACAGTCGGGCAACGGCTGTCAGGCTTTCATAGAGTCCGTATTCTTCCTCAAAATATTTGTATAAAGGTTTTCCTGAGATATATTCTGTTATCAGTACACAATCAAAATCCCTGTTTATGGCAATGGTTTCCGGTATATCGATGATCCTGGAGATCTCTTTGAGTTTGTAATATTCATTGACCATCGCCCTGTCCGGGTCATATTCCCTGATAAAACCCAGTGGCCTGTTAAAGAACTTGCCCATGACACTGAAGCCTTCTCCCTTGAATTCATACCTGCGAACCATGTGGGAGGCTGCAAACTGGAATACACGGACAGAACATTCCTTGTTTTTGATCCTTTTGCCAAGTATGTGGATAAGCCAATCCCGAAAGGGATCACCAGGTTTAATCTTTCCAAGGTATTTTCCAGACATCAGGAATCCCTACTATAGAGATGGGCTGAAACAGGATTATTTGGTTTGATATTAGAAGATGACAAAGCATTGTTTTGAGATCAGATATTGTCGTATTTCAGACAAATATGTCACAAAATTTCCATGCCTCTTCTATTTCCAGGGCCTGCATACCAAGTTCCCTGGGTGGGATGATATCGTTGCGGACGGTGTCTCCGATAGAGAGAACTTGTTCTGGCTCTAATCCAAATCTATCCAGAGCTGTTTGGAAAAGACGTTTGTCGGGTTTTTTGTAGCCGTAATCGGAGGAAAAAATTACAAAATCAAACTTTTCATACATCTTCAGATAACGAAGCTCAAGTTCTGAAAATACCCGCTGGCCGTTGGATATTATGCATCTTTTTGGAATATGATCACAGATTTCGAGCAGTTTGATACTTTCCGGATAGGTTCTGAATCTCCTGATAGAGGATGCTCTGAAAACACGTGCTGCTGAAATTCCGACCATTTCTTCATCAATGGTCCAGAGTTTGTAGTCATAGCATATGTCGGAGAATATTTCTTCCACCTTTACTTCCGGGTATTCCTGCCCGGAAAGGTTCATCTTTTCAAGAATCCTTTTTTTATATTCATCCCTCAATACATCAGGCTTGATTTTTACCCCGTTGTACCTCAGCCAGACACTCAGCATTTCATAGGTCTGTTCAGCGTCTTCGTCGGTATCGATATCTATGAGGGTTTTGTAACAATCAAATATCACGCCCTTGATTTTCCCACTTTCAAACAAACTATCTTCCCCTTTTAGATCTAATCAGATTGGGCAGTCCTTTTGGATGTAATTTCCCTTGTCTCCCGAATATAAGTTGTTATTCTTCTTATAAAAACTATAATCTGATAGGCTGGATAGAATATCTCTATTCAACTAGTGTTCGACGTTCCCAGAAATACAAG is a window of Methanohalophilus mahii DSM 5219 DNA encoding:
- a CDS encoding glycoside hydrolase family 57 protein codes for the protein MKAVCICCEVHIPYDVKWYWPDESYSTVEFERFFDQHRIYSRFEKVVPDILSMNEALLESIDRGASYTFNVSGIFLDQCRWHPAVIDSFRELKNRGAGFACSPYFHSVAALFPDSTEFREQVKMHRTKIEELFKYEPKTFINSELLIAKNIVPAIRDMGFSCYICEGSDNMIHEGGPLHVYRGDMPTLMRHINLSEDIDTRFSDRGWVCYPLIADKFASWIANMEGDVVTLYFSFDSLIRHHKKQSNISQFLAELPESLGKHGIDIISPQTAVNVFEHEHLETLKTNSTARYGLHNLVGNHIQHLYIHELTIISKMLKDIRDSPDYSNLNYIYRCLQQSEILLEMGNENTNLGAERAVNIFSIISDLKRAILEAGK
- a CDS encoding galactose-1-phosphate uridylyltransferase, which encodes MSQIRKHYFLDEYCIIAPGRGKRPSDYLGDVLEKETSDCVFCKGHEEKTPPATAVYKEGQILQDSEKFRIKDWDIRCFPNLYPALIQNPAKVSNTEFQAMEGYGFHEVIVETPKHSRQIPDFSDNEILLLMKAYKEQVNYYQSLEKIKYVSLFKNKGERAGASIAHTHSQLLALPVMPPTLKREIQTIKSSETCPYCNILVKEYGSNRLLYRNEEFIVIAPYCSKVPYELWILPQRHIHHISDFTDDLLRFLGDAIQVSLSVLSNSIGDLPYNYMFYQLNDDPEYHFNVKIQPVTSIAAGFEKNTGIYINTMAPEKAVEQLKTNLL
- a CDS encoding BUD32 family EKC/KEOPS complex subunit encodes the protein MSGKYLGKIKPGDPFRDWLIHILGKRIKNKECSVRVFQFAASHMVRRYEFKGEGFSVMGKFFNRPLGFIREYDPDRAMVNEYYKLKEISRIIDIPETIAINRDFDCVLITEYISGKPLYKYFEEEYGLYESLTAVARLLRTLHDKTRMHYDKEKEFVMYSKNLNYLNPDHHTRKIYEELMGKWWYCSFLDLGYGCQIHHDATPANYLLHRGWAYAIDFELSVDHANPIHDPGILSAEIKNFFALKGEDRRGEPYIGHFLWEYSKNLEEFHRITRILPFYMSYGLLRIARGEKNEGHRKYLLREAEGCLRSIERNK
- a CDS encoding glycosyltransferase family 4 protein produces the protein MTYLRIGMFSWESLHSVKVGGLAPHVSELSENLVELGHEVHIFTRNCGLGTHETINGVHYHRVDHDLSEDILHQMDSMCDSMYSIFKDVSEQYGKFDVVHMHDWHPINVLTRLKNEDGTPFVITYHSTEWGRNGSIYRGGYQFEEISHREWLGGYESTHVIVTSLQLKKEVQHLYQIPDYKISIIPNGILPGRIKKEVNQGKVKHDFGFHPFAPVVLFVGRMSYQKGPDMLARAIPYILDKHWNARFMFIGEGDMRPDCEALVKEHGVSEYCFFSGYATDEVRQNWINACDILCVPSRNEPFGIVVLEGWDACKNIVATNAVNIIDNFENGVLVYQNPESIAWGINYVLDNVHNNEMGINGHQLIRSKYNWKNIAKQTTEVYKDVTGKNKENCSIFA
- a CDS encoding glycosyltransferase family protein, translating into MLERKCIIIAGEEAGPKSNKMGGIWNVIDAEVKTLAALFEDGTIDEEPKTRIFVASPYFDHSGVDWNKSLNRITDLSELDEFEPDEELKSVFTKLSEEGVDLVARSRNIRGIEIIYLMFKTNDYCRKTIEYKGKHVCLENKIKAEAYDLIGLDSRTYESMGNGNEYTHYLNISYAVSEFVRALVSIKKEESEKYSDRAISEFVTSLMPTLYVSLHCHEFGLFYAIARLEKLGVRVNSVATCHATIPGRAAGHRSIQKIRDNDSTWDAGVPINMAKLESLASYADVVTAVGDSTKKEISLFYGIDSIVVRNGIELDTESEEISWDKKNQCRKQIQKFLSEKLHKVYDGVPIDPEKIIPIFSLSRIEIDNKGYPDLLDSLVLLDRMIRIEIESSRLDEGYRVVCFIITAHGPKTNPPENFPIELPEEILIGSELRLQNMILERGLDAARLVSGNRHVGAVFYPQWLSGNDGGLNMEVDEVMSGCIAGIFPSKYEPFLLTGLEAGKEATPSIVSKVCGFSDALKTLKRLVMGMGGVIVVDNITLPYIETIADYALTMDYFIETYTDDRIKYNLLCREANLLAYDMNWRDPVKKYYEMLTGKRME
- a CDS encoding HAD family hydrolase, which translates into the protein MFESGKIKGVIFDCYKTLIDIDTDEDAEQTYEMLSVWLRYNGVKIKPDVLRDEYKKRILEKMNLSGQEYPEVKVEEIFSDICYDYKLWTIDEEMVGISAARVFRASSIRRFRTYPESIKLLEICDHIPKRCIISNGQRVFSELELRYLKMYEKFDFVIFSSDYGYKKPDKRLFQTALDRFGLEPEQVLSIGDTVRNDIIPPRELGMQALEIEEAWKFCDIFV
- a CDS encoding glycoside hydrolase family 57 protein, with amino-acid sequence MKSICMYFQLHQPYRMKWFWPDLSEGFERYFDSAINREIFEKVADKCYLPATKTLLQLAEQYEGDFRFSVSITGTLLSQCKQWNPEIIDLFRALADTGCVEFLDETNYHSLAGLFDDRTEFAEQVREHHKLISELVGVKPHFFRNTELLYNNSIARNVMEMGYRGILAEGVDGLVASPNHVYKAKDCDLKVLLRNYKLTDDIGYRFSARWWSGYPLTAEKWADWASHEKGDILNIFMDYETFGEHQWSDTGIFDFLRALPQEVLKRDLVFSTPSEIIRNYETIGEVDVGDFNTISWADIERDTSAWLGNDMQRRCFEEVRLLEPYVKKTGDRNLINIWKHFLTSDHYYYMCTKWLGDGDVHSYFSIHTSPYDAAINFMAIINDFKSQVFKKLTGKDKNIYR